GTGTGCTTGACAGCACTGTGCCTACAGGCACACCCTCGGGGAACACGGATGAGTATCCACTGGTGACTATTGTGTCGCCCGGGGTAAACTCGGAGTGCTTCGGGAGCTCTTCGAGAAGAGCTTCGCCGGGGTCCTGACCGTCCCATACCAGCGAGCCGACCTGGTCATGCCCTTTCACCTTGCACGACAGACGCAGGTAGGGGTTGAGCACGGATATGAGCCGTGCGGTGTGATCGCCGACCACGTTAACTATGCCTACAATTCCGTTCTGGTCCATCACTCCCATCTCGGGCTCTATGCCGTCGAGCCGTCCTTTCTGAATCGTGATATAGTTGTGCGCACGATTGACGGAGTTGTTGATAACATGGGCTATCACGAAATGGTAGCGTGACAATGCGGAGTCCACACTCATGGTGTCGGCATATGCCTTTTCGCGATAGTTGCGTATCACATCGTTGAGACGGTATATCTCAAGCTCAAGATCGGAGTTGCGACGCTGCAGGTCCTCGTTGATCTCCTTAAGAAAGAAGTACGAGGACACACTGTTGGTGGTACTGTAGAGTCCTGATGCAACCCTGTTGGCTGACGTCAGATACACATGATGCTGGAACGGGTTGCCCGAGAAGAGCAACACGAATCCGGCAATCAGGTATACGAAGAACAGAAACCACGAACTGAACCTTACAAGGAATTTAAGCAGCTCGCTCACTGTGAGGGATTATCCTAAAGAATTAGCAGGAATAAGTAACGGTAGAGGTCAGGCGGCAGCGGGTCACCTGATAAGGAACGAGAATGTCTCGATGTTCTTGAGTGCCACACCTGTGCCCTTAGCCACTGCGAGCAGGGGGTCCTCGGCGATATGGAACTGGATGCCGATCTTGTCGGTGAGACGCTTGTCAAGACCGCGGAGCATCGCGCCGCCGCCGGCAAGGAATATACCGTTCATTACAATGTCGGAGTAGAGTTCAGGCGGGGTCTCGTCAAGAGCCTGGAGGACGGCTGCCTCGATGCGGGATATCGACTTCTCTATGCAATGGGAAATCTCCTGGTAGCTGACAGGCACTTCCATGGGGAGGGCTGTCATCTTGTTAGGACCGTGGACGATGAAGTCCTCCGGCGGATTCTCAAGCTCGGTGAGGGCGGAACCCACGTGGATCTTGATCATCTCGGCTGTGCGCTCGCCCACCTTTACGTTGTGGACGCGGCTCATGTGCTCCATGATGTCGTCGGTGAGGTCGTCGCCTGCCACCTGGATGCTCTTGTTGGAGACGATGCCTCCGAGTGAAATCACGGCAATCTCGGTGGTACCGCCACCTATATCGACAATCATGTTGCCCTGAGGGGCGAGAACGTCGATGCCGATACCGAGCGCGGCTGCCATGGGTTCGTAAATCATGTAGACATCACGTCCGCCGGCGTGCTCGGAGGAGTCGCGGACGGCACGGATCTCAACCTCGGTGGAGCCTGAGGGGATGCCTACAACCATCTTCATTGAAGGAGAGAACCAGTTGTTCTTGGAGCTGGCTTTCTTGATGAGCCCGCGGATCATCATCTCGGCAGCATTGAAGTTGGCTATGACGCCTTTACGCAGAGGGCGTATGGTCTCTATGCCGTCGTTCTCCTTGCCTTGCATGAGCTTGGCCTCGCGCCCTACAGCCATAAGCTTGCCGGTGCGCTTCTCCAGTGCTACAATCGAGGGCTCGTCGATGACGATCTTATCGTTGTGTATGATGATAGTATTGGCAGTACCAAGGTCAATAGCTATCTCTTTGGTGAATGAAAAAAGTCCCATTTAAGTCTGTGTTTAAATGCAGTAAGAGGAAAGTGTTGCGGTGTGTGTTACTAATCAGTGCTTGAAGTGACGGAACCCGGTGATGACCATCGCCATATCGTGCTCGTTGCAGTAGGCTACGCTCTCGTTGTCACGGATGGAGCCTCCGGGATGAATCACTGCCGTGATGCCTGCCTGACCGGCTATCTCCACACAATCAGGGAAGGGGAAGAATGCATCGGACGCCATTACCGCACCGTTGAGGTCGTGGCCGAATGAACGAGCCTTCTCGATAGCCTGCCTGAGAGCGTCGACACGTGAAGTCTGACCGACACCGCTGGCAAGGAGCATACCGCCCTTGGCAAGAACGATGGCGTTGCTCTTGGAGTTCTTGACAATCTTATTGGCAAAGAGGAGGTCGGAGGCCTGCCCGGGTGTCACTGCCTTCTCGGTGACCTGCTGAAGATCCTCAGTGGTCTCCACCTTAAGGTCGCGGTCCTGAACCAACGCGCCGTTGAGACATGAGCGGAACTGGCGTGTGGTGCCGAGGGGTGATTTCTGGACGAGGATTATACGGTTTTTCTTCTGCTTCAGCACCTCAAGGGCCTCGGGTGTGTAGGCAGGAGCTATTATCACTTCAAAGAATATCTTGTTGATCTCCTCAGCAGCTTCGGCATCCACGGTGCCGTTGGTGATGAGGACTCCTCCGAATGCGCTCACGGGGTCACCTGCCAGGGCTTCCTTCCATGCCTCGGCAATGGTGGGACGAGTGGCGAGACCGCAGGCATTGTTGTGCTTGAGCACTGCAAAGGTAGGCTCGGAGAACTCAGAGACAAGTGTGACAGCCGCATCAATGTCAAGGAGATTGTTGTATGATATATCTTTGCCATGAAGCTGCTCAAACATGCCGTCGAAATCGCCATAGAAAGTACCTTTCTGGTGAGGGTTCTCGCCATAGCGCATGGTCTTGGCATCATCGAACGCTATGCGAAGCTCCTTGCACTCGGCTATCGGAGACTCGACGGAAGTGGAAGCGAAGTAGTTGCAGATGTCAGTGTCGTAGCCTGACGAAACGGCGAAAGCCTGTCCGGCAAACCAGCGACGCTCCTCAAGGGATGATTCCGCGCCATTGCGCCTGAGCATTTCAGCGAGGGGGGCATACTGTGCCTTGGATGCCACGATGACAACATCGTTGTAGTTCTTTGCCGCACCGCGGATAAGGGATATGCCGCCTATATCTATCTTCTCGATGATATCAGCCTCGGATGCTCCCGATGCCACGGTCGCGCTGAAGGGATAGAGGTCGACGATCACGAGATCGATCTCGGGGATATCATACTGCGCTATCTGAGCGCGGTCGCCCTCATTGTCGCGGCGGTTAAGGATACCACCGAACACCTTGGGGTGAAGAGTCTTGACGCGTCCGCCAAGAATAGACGGATAGCCGGTAAGGTCCTCGACAGCGGCACATTCGTAGCCCAATCCTTCGATGAAGGAGCGTGTACCTCCGGTAGAAATGAATTTCACTCCATTGCTGTTGAGAAGCGACAAAATTTCTTCGAGCCCGTCCTTATAGAACACTGATACGAGCGCGGTCTTGATGCGTTTATTATCTGACATGAGGGTAGCTATTGGATTTTTCAGAGTGCAAAGGTAGTGAATTTTACTCACTTAATAAAGCCATAGAAGAAGTTTTAAGAAACTTTTTTATCTGTCATTCAAGGCTGCCTACCACAAGGAAGGCCAGGCCGACAAGCAGCATGGAGAGGTCGACAAGCTTGAGGCGGATGTTCTTTTCGTGGAGTGCCACCACTCCGTAGAAGAATGACACGATGACACTCCCACGGCGTATCATAGAGACAACGGCTATCATGGAGCCGTCCAGCGACAGGGAGTAGAAGTAGGCTATATCGGCGACTGTGAGGAACACGGATATGAGCGGGATGGTCCACCGCCATCGCAACGGTGTGGAGACTCCGCTGACTCTCATTATCACGAAGAGTGTCACCCCCATGATGACAAGCTGATAGAGCGAATACCATGCCTGGACCTCAAGAGGCTCGAAGCGAGTGAGAAGGTATTTGTCGTAGAGGGCACTCACTGCGCCGAGTGCGGTGGCACCTATCGCCATCCATACCCATCGGCTGTGCTTCAGGGAGAAACCCTCCCTGCCCCCTACCCTGCTGATGAAGAACAGGGACCAGAAGCCGATGATGACGCCGGTCCACTGCCATGCGTTGAGGCGTTCGCCGAAGATGACAAGCGCGCCGACCAGCACAAGAACAGGACGTGAAGCATTGACGGGACCGGCAATGGTGAGAGGCAGGTGCTTGATGCTGGCATAGCCCAACAGCCAGGAGCCAAGGACTATGCCCGACTTTATGAGTATGTAGCCGTGGCCGGCAAGAGTGTTGCCCAAGCCATAATTGCCGTGGGAAATCCCGATGATGATCACAGGGAGCATGAAAAGCGCGCCGAAGCATGTGTTGAGGAAGAGTACTCCGAGCACGTTGTTGCCGCTGACGGAGAGCTTCTTCATCACATCATAGAACCCAAGGCAAAGTGCCGAGAGCGTGGCAAGAAGAACCCACATATGTCAAGCAAAAGCGGGTTATGCCAGTGATGCCTGAGCATCCTCAGCGGGGGCGAGACGATTTGCCATCACGACCGCTTTGGTGATGTGGTCGCATATGTGGTCCTCACCGAGGAGCCTGTCGATACCGGCATTGACAAGAGCCTCACGCACATTGTCCTTGACCCCCGACAATACCACATGGATGCCAGCCTCCTGGGAGGACTTTATAAGAATCTCAAGGTTGTGGATGCCTGTTGAGTCGATGAACGGGACTTTGCGCATACGGATTATGCGCACGGAGGGCTTGCGTCCGAGGGTGGAGCGCATCATCTCGTCGAACTTTGTGGCGACACCGAAGAAGAAAGGACCGTCAATCTCATAGATCTCTACTCCGGGGTTGACGTTGAGCACCTCATGGACTGTGGACTCCGACCCTTCGGCTATATCGAGCTTCTGGGAGTACACCTTGATCTCAATGTTATCCATCACACGACGGAGGAACAGGATTATGGCAAGGAGCAGCCCCATCTCTATAGCGATGGTGAGGTCGAATATCACTGTGAGAAGGAAGGTGACGGCAAGAACGGATATGTCGCTCTTGGGGCTGTGGAACAACGCGCGTATGGTGCGCCATCCGCTCATGTTGTAGGCTACAACTATGAGCACCGCTGCGAGGCAGGACATGGGCACAAGGTTGATGAGCGGCATGAGGAAGAGGAATATGAGGAAGAGGACGACCGCGTGCACGATGCCGGCGACAGGTGTGCGTCCGCCGTTTGTGATATTGGTCATGGTGCGTGCGATGGCTCCGGTGACAGGGATGCCGCCGAAGAACGGGACGACGATATTTGCCATGCCCTGCCCGATAAGCTCGGTGTTGGAATCGGTGCGTGATCCGGTGACACCGTCGGCGACAGTAGCCGACAGGAGGCTCTCTATAGCTCCTAGGATGGCTATCGTGAACGCCGAGGGGAGGAGACGGTTGATGGTCGCCATGTTGAGCTCGAAACCGTGAGGCTGCGGGATATCTGTGGCAAGCTCACCGAAGCGGTCGCCGATAGTCTCGACATGGATGCCAGGGATGAGGAACACCACAGCGGTGACGATGATGATAGCGAGCAGGGCTCCGGGCAGGCGGCGCGACAGCTTAGGGGTGATGACTATTATCAGCAATGACACCACTCCCACGATGAGCGTGGCAGGATCGACCGATCCGAAACTGGAGATATACATCCCCCACTTAGGGATGAACTCACTCGGGACATTCCTGAGACCAAGCCCGAAGAAGTCGTTGATCTGAGTGGAGAATATGGTGAGAGCTATACCGGCTGTGAAGCCGACTACTATCGGATAAGGGATGAACTTGATGACTGTGCCGAGACGGAACATGCCGAGGGCAACAAGGATCAGACCAGCCATGAACGTAGCCACGGCGAGGCCTTCGAGACCGAAGTTGGCAATGATGTTGTAGACAATCACAATAAACGCGCCTGTGGGCCCGCCTATCTGCACGGAGCAGCCACCGGCCGCCGACACTATGAAGCCACCAATTATGGCTGTGATCAGACCGACAGTGGGGTTGACACCACTTGCTATGCCGAAGGCGATCGCCAAAGGGAGAGCGACAATGCCGACAACGATTCCAGCTATAAGGTCGGCCTTAAATTTGTCAAAAGAATATTGACTCAAGGCTGAAAACAATTTAGGCCTAAAGTCCAACGGTCCTGTTAAATTCATGTTTGATTAATAAACTTTCTTACTCTTTTCTATTGCGGCTGCAAAATTACATAAAAAACCTTAACCCGACACAAATTTATACTGTATAATTTTGTCGTTTTCACATTTATATGTTAATTTTGGAGCTAATTGTTAAATTGGAAATTGTGTGATCTGTTAAATTTTTGCAACAATTACACGTTACGATTGTTAATATAATAAGAATTCACTTTCCTGTACACACTGAGGGATATATACTCTACAACAGACATATGAAAAAATCTACAATCTGGTTCCTTACCATAATTATGGCACTCACGTTGTCAGGGTTGCTTTATGTACAGATAATGTACATGAACAACATGAAGAAGATGCGTGACGACCAATTCGCCGAAGGGGTGAAGAGGTCGCTCTATGCCGTAAGCACAAGTCTGGAACAGAATGAGGCAAAATATTTCCTGGAGGAAGATATGTCGTCGTTGCAGTCGGACCTGTATCCCCGCGTGAACCCGGACGGGTCGGTGGGCATCAACAACACGTTCACAACGCCAGAGGGCATCAACTATGACCTGTCGCTGAAGATGAAGGTGGACAGGCGCACGGTGTCGCCGTCGATGCGCGAGCTCATGAGGGGGAAGTATCTCTATCAGAAAGGGCTGCTTGACGAGGTGATACTCTCGATACTCAACCAGTCGAGCAACCGTCCGATCACAGAGCGAGCCGACTCGGCGGAGGTGGCAAGGTATCTGCGTTCGGAGCTTGACAACAACGGGCTGTCGCTGCCGTTTGAGTTTGCGGTGGTGAACCGCATCGGGGCATTCGTGTACAAGTCGGCCGGCTTCAGCCCTTCGGTGAAGGACCAGTCGAGCATGTTTGTACAGACCCTCTTCCCTAATGACCCCAAGAACAAGATGTATTACCTCAAGGTGTATTTCCCTACCAGAAGTGACTATATCTTCGACTCCATAAGGTTCATGATACCGTCGTTCATATTCTCGTTCATCCTGCTTGTGACGTTTGTGTGCACCATAATACTTGCGTTCAGGCAGAAGAAGCTCACAGAGATGAAGAACGATTTTATCAACAATATGACCCACGAGTTCAAGACCCCTATCTCGACCATATCACTTGCCGCACAGATGCTCAACGACAATGCGGTGCTTAAATCGCCCGCCATGCTCGGGCATATATCGACGGTGATAAATGATGAGACCAAGCGACTGAGGTTTCAGGTGGAGAAGGTGTTGCAGATGTCGATGTTTGACCGCCAGAAAGCCACTCTGCGCCTACAGAATGTGGACGCCAACCAGATCATAGCCGGCATAACGTCGACTTTCAAGCTCAAGGTGGAGAAATACGGCGGACATATAGAGACATTCCTTGGAGCCAAGGAGTCGACCGTGAATGTCGATGAGATGCATTTCACCAATGTGATATTCAATCTGCTTGACAATGCGGTGAAGTATCGCCGGGAGGATGTGCCGCTGGAACTGAAAGTGTCGACAAGGAACGTGAAGGCTCACGGAGAGGAGCGTTTCCAGGTAAGCATTCACGACAACGGCATAGGGATGCGGCGAGAGGATCTAAAGAAGATATTCGAAAAATTCTACCGTGTCTCCACCGGCAACCGCCACGATGTGAAGGGTTTCGGGCTCGGGCTCGCTTATGTGAAGAAGATGGTGAGCGAACTCGGGGGCGAAATAAGCGTGGAGAGCGAAATCAATGTAGGAACAAAATTTATAATAACTCTACCAATAACTCTAAATTAAGAAATTATGGAAGATCGTTTGCGCATACTACTATGTGAGGATGACGAGAACCTCGGAATGCTTCTCAGGGAATACCTGCAGGCCAAGGGGCTCAACGCCGATCTCTTTCCCGATGGCGAAAGTGGATACAAGGCTTTCCTAAAGGGCAAGTACGACCTGTGTGTGCTTGACGTGATGATGCCCAAGAAGGACGGATTCGCGCTCGCACAGGAGATACGCACTGTCAATTCCGAAGTCCCCATCATCTTCCTCACCGCCAAGTCACTCAAAGAGGATATCCTTGAGGGCTTCAAGATCGGTGCGGATGACTATATCACCAAGCCATTCTCTATGGAGGAACTCGTGTTCCGCATCGAGGCAATCCTGCGCCGCGTCAAGGGCAAGAAGGGCAAGGAGATCACTATGTACAAGATAGGCAAGTTCACGTTTGACACTCAGAAGCAGGTGCTTCTGATCGATGACAAGGTGACCAAGCTTACCACCAAGGAGTCGGAGCTCCTGAGCCTGCTCTGTGCACATGTCAATGAAATCCTTGAGAGGAACTTCGCTCTCAAGACCATATGGATTGACGACAATTATTTCAACGCGCGCTCAATGGATGTCTACATCACCAAGCTGCGCAAGCATCTTAAGGATGATCCGTCAATCGAAATCATCAATATCCACGGCAAGGGCTATAAGCTCATCGCACCGGAGGTCGAGGCAGGCAACTGATCCAGCCACAGGACTTTCTCTAAGGTCAAAAGATTGATATCAATATACACGACAGAAACAGCGTCGGAGGCGTGATGCCTCCGACGCTGTTTCTGTCGTGTATATGACGGTGCCACATCACACCATAGCACTGAGTGCGACAGTCAAATACGACTATATGTGCAGACAAAGCAAATACCCTGTAGGGGATAAAGCCTACAGGGTATTCGCTTTGTGTTATTCAGAGTCAGGGATCAGATGCCCTGGAGCTTGAACTGGATCGGGAGTGTGTACCACACGTTCACTGCGTGACCGTTCATCTTACCGGGGACGAACTTGGGAAGTGACTTAACCACGCGGACTGCCTCTTTGTCGAGGTCGGGGTCCTTGCCGCGGACAACTTTTACTTCACCAACAGCACCGGTCTTTGTAACGACGAACTGTACGACCACGCGGCCCTGGATATTGTTTTCCTGAGCCATGGCCGGGTAGCGGATGTGCTCAGCCACGTACTTGAGGAGCGCGGCCTCGCCACCGGGGAACTGGGGTTTCTGCTCAACGACGTCGAATACCTTGTTATCGTCGACAGGTTCGGGCTTCTTCTCCTCTACGATTACCTCATTCTTGTGCTCACGAACCACGTTAAGGTCGTCAGTACCCTTGTCAAAGTCAGTGGTACCCACGGCTGTATCGGTGTCCTTGAGTTCGTCCTGGCTCTTGATCTCCTCGACAACTTCTTCGTCGCGGACGATAGCGAGCTCAGTGGCTTTCACAGTGTTAAGGATCTCTTCGGGGAGAGCTTCGGGAAGCTGCTCTTCCACGCGCTGCTGTTCGGGTTCTTCCGGCTCGTCGTCCTCAACGTCCTCGGTAGAGTAGTCGATGAGGGCCTGCTCGACCTGGTCCTCGGGGCGTGCGTCATTCTTCTGAAGCACGGTGTTGGCGAGGAGTCCGAGAAGAGCAACGATGAAGAGAACCACAAGGATCACAAGCATTGCGCGGTTGTGACGCTTAGCGGAAGCCTTTCGGAGGGTGTATGCTCCGAAGTTCTTGTTCTTGCCTTCAAATATAAGGTCAATCCATTCTGATGATGAAAGATCTACATCTTTTGCCATATTTCGTAAGAGATTTTTCGGGTTAATATATATCTATCATCAACATATTACTTCGGGTTCTTCTTGAGATAGTCAAGAATGAGAGTAGAGTCGGTCTGATTGATGTTGTCGATCTGATAACGTGAAATCTGGTTGATCTGCATCTCATCAAGAGTCGAAATCAAGCTTTCCCAAGAAGCTTCAGGAGCCGCCTTGATAATTACTACAGGACGGGTGAGAGTGGAGTCGTTACGGATCTCGCGAGCGCGAGCCTGGTAGATGGAGTCGTTGGCAGCAGAATTGTTGGGTGCGAACTCTTTTTTGCGCCAGCGAGCTTTCTCGACTTCAATCTTGTCAAGAACGAGACGGTTACGGTCGTGAAGGATCTTACGGATACCTTTCTGTACGCTGCCGTCGTTACCAATGAATTTTTCAGCCTTAAGCTTATTGTTGTCAATAAGACCGTCGCCGTCGGCATCGGCTATTTCGGGCATACCTTCATAGTAATAAACGGTGTTCATGGGGCGTCCGGTGTCATCTTTCTTGACTGATCCGTCGGCATTACGATCTGTCGCAAGGATTAGTGTGATAGCCTCTGATTCCTTAGCTTTGTTCATCTCCTGCTGCTCAACTTTCTCATTCGAGGGGAGTGAGATGGTGAGAGTCTGAGACTTGATCATTGTGGTACAAAGCATGAAGAATGTGATCAGAAGCATATTCATATCCACCATGGGTGTGAAGTCCACATGGATCGACATTTTCTTCTGGGCACCTTTTTTCTTTTTGCCCTTGTCTGATTGTTCGATTTGTGCCATGGTGTGATTAATCTTGCTCTGTTTTAAGTGCTGTCATGATGCTGAAGCGGTTCATCTTAAGAGTCTGGAGGTTGTCAAGGACATCCTGAACTACATCGTAGGGGGTGTCTTTGTCAGCCTTCACAGCGATACCTTCGCCTTTCTTCATGGCTTTCTGAAGGTTGTCGTTGCCAGAGTTGTAGATGGCGCGCATCCAGATTTGGAACTCATTGAGGTGCTCCATGTCCTTGTTGTCATTCACCGGGATACCTACCCCTTTCTGGGTCATATCGGAGATGAACTTGTCCTGCTCGGTCTGAGACATTGCGAGGAATTGGTGAAGGACTTGGAAGGGTACTCCAAACATGTTTATTTTGGAGAATGCTTCACGATCCTGTGCTGATAGCTGCACCTGATTGCTTGGGTGCTGCTTGTTGTAAAGCGTTACTGCTTCATCGAGGATGGTCTTGCGAAGAGCCTCGGTTCCCCATGTGTCCTTGAGTTCGGCATCAGCGTCACCGGCAATGGAGATAAAGACTTTTCCTTCGGGGCTAACGAGTACCGATGCCAGGTTGGCGGTGGGCACTTTCTGCTCCGATACAGATGAAGGCGTCAACACTGTGACGGGCTCCTTCTGAAGGAAGGTCGATGTCAACATGAAGAAAGTAAGCAAGAGCACAGTCACGTCACTCATCGCGGTCATGTCGATGAGGGTGCTTTTTCTCTTAATTTTTACTTTTCCCATATTACGTTATCGGTTGAAGAGTTGTTTTTTGAAAAAGATTGTTGTTTTATCTTCTTGATAAAGTAATGTGGAATTAGTGAGAAGCGGCAAATGTCTGCACGATTGAGAAACCGATCTCGTCGATAGCGTAGGTCAGGTTGTCAATCTTGTTGGTGTAGAAGTTGTAGGAGATAACAGCGAAAGCACCAGTTGCGATACCGAATGCGGTATTGATAAGTGCCTCAGAGATACCGGTAGAAAGTTCGGTAGAGTCAGGAGCACCAGATGCAGCAAGAGCCTGGAATGACTTGATCATACCGATCACAGTACCGAGAAGACCTACGAGAGTACCGAGAGTGGTGAGTGTAGCGACGATGGGAAGGTTCTGCTGGAGGGCGGGCATCTCAAGTGCGGTAGCTTCCTCAACAGTCTTCTGAAGATTAGCGATCTTCTGCTCCTTTGAGAGGACGGTGTTCTTGTCCATGTCCTCGTAAGAGTTGAGAGCGGCAGCGACGATAGCTGCAACAGAACCCTGCTGCTTAGCGCAGAGAGCCTTTGCACCCTGGATGTCGTTAGACACGAGGCACTTCTTAACGCCAGCGACGAACTTCTCGATAGAGCCTTTACCCTTAGCAGAAGAGAGGGCGATCCAACGCTCTACAGAAAGAACGATAACTGTGAGGAAGAGGGTCTGAAGAATAGGCACGATGAAACCACCCTTGTAGATAGTTCCCCAAAGGTCGATGGGGTGACCTTCCTCGAAGTGAGATTCGTGACCGAACCAGAAAACGAAGAGCAACACAGCTACTACGAAACAAGCGAGGATCACAAGGAACGCATTCTTGATACCGGCAACATTGCTGCCTTCTTTTTTTGCAGCCGGCTTGGCTACGGTGGGCTTTTGAGCTTCCATAATTTGAATTAACTGTTTTGTTTTGGTTTATTAGTTTATGTATTAGTTTTGATGATTTCTCGATCTTACCGGCGCACCGACCAACAGTGTCTATACACAATCAGCATGCCTTGACATCAGGCATTCCGGTTGTTGTATCTGAGATGTGAGGGCGGGTGGCAATTCGATTTAAAGGATTAAAAGAATAGATTTATTTGCGATATGTGCCCTCTCCGTCACAGGTGGACAAGGCATAAACGGTATGCAAATTTAAAATGAAATTTCGGTGTTTGCAAACGTTTTATCTCTTTTTTTATACCCATATCTCTAAAATTCATAAATTAATGCAACAATATAGCGAATTTGACACTATTTCACCATTTTTAGTCCATTCGATTTAAAGTTATTTAAAATATATTCACTAACTTTGCCACTTCTATAATGTACAGGTAAAATACATATCTACACAAGAATAATGATAAAAACCATCAATCTCAAAAAGGGGCTCAATATGCGCCTTGCAGGTCAGCTCTCCGACACCAGTGTCGCCGCCGACATCAGGCCTGCCAGGATAGCCATATCCCCTGACGATTATCCCGGATTCCTTCCGAAGCCCGAGGTAAAGGAAGGGGACACTGTGAGCCAGGGGGCTCCGCTCATGCATGACAAGAATGATCCGGATGTGAAACTCGTATCCCCTATCAGCGGCACTGTAGAGAGCATAGTCAGAGGGGCTCGCAGAAAGATTGAACGCATAGTGGTGATGCCGTCCGACGAGTGCCTGGCCGCGTCAGCAATCGATACCGCCTCAGTCAAAACAGAGGCTGATGTGCGCAGAGCCCTGAAGAAGTCGGGACTCTGGTCTATGATGCGCCGCCGCCCCTACGATATAGTGCCAACGGACGGCGACCGTCCGCGCGACATATTCGTCACCGCCATGGACACTGCGCCTCTCGCCCTCGATCCATGCCACACAATAGCCGGCAAGGAGGCTGAGATAGCCAAGGGAGTGGAGACCCTGAAAAGGCTTACCGACGGCACCGTATATATAAGTATAGCGCAAGGGTGCAATTTCCCTGACATAAAGGGTGCGGAGATC
The sequence above is drawn from the Duncaniella freteri genome and encodes:
- a CDS encoding ExbD/TolR family protein; translation: MAQIEQSDKGKKKKGAQKKMSIHVDFTPMVDMNMLLITFFMLCTTMIKSQTLTISLPSNEKVEQQEMNKAKESEAITLILATDRNADGSVKKDDTGRPMNTVYYYEGMPEIADADGDGLIDNNKLKAEKFIGNDGSVQKGIRKILHDRNRLVLDKIEVEKARWRKKEFAPNNSAANDSIYQARAREIRNDSTLTRPVVIIKAAPEASWESLISTLDEMQINQISRYQIDNINQTDSTLILDYLKKNPK
- a CDS encoding ExbD/TolR family protein encodes the protein MGKVKIKRKSTLIDMTAMSDVTVLLLTFFMLTSTFLQKEPVTVLTPSSVSEQKVPTANLASVLVSPEGKVFISIAGDADAELKDTWGTEALRKTILDEAVTLYNKQHPSNQVQLSAQDREAFSKINMFGVPFQVLHQFLAMSQTEQDKFISDMTQKGVGIPVNDNKDMEHLNEFQIWMRAIYNSGNDNLQKAMKKGEGIAVKADKDTPYDVVQDVLDNLQTLKMNRFSIMTALKTEQD
- a CDS encoding MotA/TolQ/ExbB proton channel family protein, with the translated sequence MEAQKPTVAKPAAKKEGSNVAGIKNAFLVILACFVVAVLLFVFWFGHESHFEEGHPIDLWGTIYKGGFIVPILQTLFLTVIVLSVERWIALSSAKGKGSIEKFVAGVKKCLVSNDIQGAKALCAKQQGSVAAIVAAALNSYEDMDKNTVLSKEQKIANLQKTVEEATALEMPALQQNLPIVATLTTLGTLVGLLGTVIGMIKSFQALAASGAPDSTELSTGISEALINTAFGIATGAFAVISYNFYTNKIDNLTYAIDEIGFSIVQTFAASH
- a CDS encoding response regulator transcription factor; translated protein: MEDRLRILLCEDDENLGMLLREYLQAKGLNADLFPDGESGYKAFLKGKYDLCVLDVMMPKKDGFALAQEIRTVNSEVPIIFLTAKSLKEDILEGFKIGADDYITKPFSMEELVFRIEAILRRVKGKKGKEITMYKIGKFTFDTQKQVLLIDDKVTKLTTKESELLSLLCAHVNEILERNFALKTIWIDDNYFNARSMDVYITKLRKHLKDDPSIEIINIHGKGYKLIAPEVEAGN
- a CDS encoding energy transducer TonB, producing MAKDVDLSSSEWIDLIFEGKNKNFGAYTLRKASAKRHNRAMLVILVVLFIVALLGLLANTVLQKNDARPEDQVEQALIDYSTEDVEDDEPEEPEQQRVEEQLPEALPEEILNTVKATELAIVRDEEVVEEIKSQDELKDTDTAVGTTDFDKGTDDLNVVREHKNEVIVEEKKPEPVDDNKVFDVVEQKPQFPGGEAALLKYVAEHIRYPAMAQENNIQGRVVVQFVVTKTGAVGEVKVVRGKDPDLDKEAVRVVKSLPKFVPGKMNGHAVNVWYTLPIQFKLQGI